In a genomic window of Scheffersomyces stipitis CBS 6054 chromosome 4, complete sequence:
- the DDR48 gene encoding tress protein (DNA damage-responsive protein 48) (DDRP 48) (YP 75) (Flocculent specific protein), translating to MVFGFGKDKDDDDRSNRRDDNNDDSYGSSNRGNSDDSYGSSNKDSSYGSSGFGSSNRDNDDSYGSSKKDTFGSSDDSYGSSKRGNNDDSYGSSNKDSSYGSSDFGSSNRGNDDSYGSSKKDTFGSSKKDTFGSSDDSYGSSNRGNNDDSYGSSNRGSNDDSYGSSNRDDSYGSSNRDDSYGSSNRDNSDRY from the coding sequence ATGGTTTTCGGATTCGGCAAGGACAAGGACGACGACGACAGATCGAACAGAAGAGACGATAACAACGACGACTCGTACGGATCTTCTAACAGAGGTAACAGCGACGATTCTTACGGTTCTTCCAACAAGGACTCTTCGTACGGATCTTCTGGTTTCGGTTCTTCCAACAGAGACAACGATGACTCCTACGGctcttccaagaaggatACCTTCGGCTCTTCTGACGACTCATACGGTTCTTCTAAAAGAGGTAACAATGATGATTCTTACGGTTCTTCCAACAAGGACTCTTCGTACGGATCTTCTGATTTCGGTTCTTCCAACAGAGGCAACGATGACTCCTACGGctcttccaagaaggacACCTTCGGctcttccaagaaggacACCTTCGGCTCTTCTGACGACTCATACGGTTCTTCTAACAGAGGTAACAATGATGATTCTTACGGTTCTTCTAACAGAGGTAGCAATGATGATTCTTACGGTTCTTCTAACAGAGACGACTCTTACGGTTCTTCTAACAGAGACGACTCTTACGGCTCTTCTAACCGTGACAACAGTGACAGATATTAA
- the GAL83 gene encoding Glucose repression protein GAL83 (SPM1 protein) (Protein involved in Snf1 protein kinase complex assembly cAMP-activated protein kinase) translates to NITVPVDIKWVQGGEKVYVTGSFTGWRKMIGLSKQPDNSFLITLGLPVGTHRFRFVIDNELRFSDFLPTATDQMGNFVNYVEVTPEHIQQHLSSLEDQEASSVSRGRTDSMWRLTNDDDDMGNGYSRYHDEDNATNEKNYQFINDIPPIFTDSKVMEQYYIAIDKQSKSNGQQQAWLHPPQLPPHLENVILNNYNSSDRDNNGGALPIPNHVVLNHLATTSIKHNTLAVASVVRYKRKYVTQVLYAPLQ, encoded by the exons AACATCACGGTTCCTGTAGACATAAAGTGGGTCCAAGGTGGAGAGAAAGTGTACGTTACAGGGTCTTTCACAGGCTGGAGAAAAATGATTGGTCTCTCTAAGCAACCAGATAACTCCTTCCTTATCACTTTGGGCCTCCCAGTGGGTACTCATCGCTTTAGATTTGTCATTGACAATGAACTCAgattttcagatttcttGCCAACTGCAACTGATCAAATGGGTAACTTTGTCAATTATGTGGAAGTGACTCCCGAGCATATCCAGCAACATTTATCACTGCTCGAGGACCAAGAGGCG tcttctgtttctcgTGGAAGAACTGATTCCATGTGGAGATTAACCAATGACGACGATGATATGGGAAATGGCTATTCACGATATCacgatgaagataatgCAACAAACGAAAAGAATTATCAATTCATAAATGATATTCCTCCAATTTTCACTGACTCCAAGGTTATGGAACAGTATTACATTGCGATAGATAAGCAATCAAAGTCCAATGGACAACAGCAAGCTTGGCTCCACCCTCCACAGTTGCCTCCTCATTTGGAAAATGTCATCTTAAACAATTACAACTCCTCCGATAGAGATAATAACGGTGGTGCCTTGCCAATTCCAAACCATGTGGTGTTAAATCATTTGGCAACTACTAGTATCAAGCATAACACATTGGCTGTGGCATCTGTGGTAAGGTATAAAAGAAAGTATGTTACTCAGGTTTTGTATGCTCCATTGCAA